In Leptolyngbya sp. CCY15150, one DNA window encodes the following:
- a CDS encoding DUF4912 domain-containing protein, which translates to MTQDFPPLEEMTLRQLRKLASRYGVSRYSRMRKDELLSSIRDKMKQAGVAGPTVVTSNSSHSLEAQEEVEAAKFDVGQTDRSVATLAVVDEGLEDLPSGYGESSIVLMPRDPQWAYAYWDVPNDQKEEMRRQGGIRLALRFYDVTALDMAVQRPHSLQQYECDELAREWYLPIPVSDRDYVAEIGYICADGRWLVLARSTPAHIPPVYPSDWIEDQFLSITWDEDLRGKTYANLVPPSRRMATAQSPIYDQIFDMAESVEAQRVAGSLFGSMQQVPEEALSSYVFPSGVGMWAAPTMSGAGMSGAGMAGAAGMSGVGMSGMGMAGAAGMSGMGMVGGMSGVGMVGGMSGAGMIGGMSGAGMIGGMSGAGMIGGMSGIGMMGGMSGIGMSGAGFSASAPPIRPRQFWLIADAELIVYGATEPDATVTIGGRPIKLNPDGTFRFQMSFQDGLIDYPIKAVAADGEQTRSIQMKFTRETPERNTNTKEDAVVEWLN; encoded by the coding sequence ATGACACAGGACTTTCCCCCTCTTGAAGAGATGACCTTGCGACAGCTTCGTAAGCTTGCTAGCAGATATGGCGTCTCCCGATACAGTCGCATGAGGAAGGACGAATTGCTCAGTTCCATTCGCGACAAGATGAAACAGGCTGGTGTTGCTGGGCCCACAGTTGTTACGTCAAATTCATCCCACTCATTGGAGGCGCAGGAAGAAGTGGAAGCCGCTAAATTCGATGTTGGTCAGACGGATCGCTCTGTTGCAACGTTGGCCGTAGTTGATGAGGGACTAGAGGATTTGCCATCCGGCTATGGCGAAAGCAGTATCGTGCTCATGCCCCGAGATCCCCAGTGGGCCTACGCTTATTGGGATGTGCCTAACGACCAAAAAGAAGAGATGCGGCGGCAGGGAGGCATCCGTCTAGCCCTACGCTTCTATGATGTCACTGCCCTGGATATGGCTGTTCAGCGTCCCCATAGCCTGCAGCAGTATGAATGTGATGAACTAGCTCGGGAATGGTATCTACCGATCCCCGTGAGCGATCGCGACTATGTGGCAGAAATTGGCTACATCTGCGCCGATGGTCGGTGGCTGGTGCTGGCTCGCTCAACGCCTGCCCACATCCCGCCCGTCTATCCCTCCGACTGGATCGAAGACCAGTTCCTCAGCATCACCTGGGATGAAGACCTACGCGGCAAAACCTACGCGAACTTAGTGCCCCCGAGCCGTCGCATGGCCACCGCCCAAAGCCCCATCTACGACCAAATCTTCGATATGGCTGAGTCGGTGGAAGCTCAGCGGGTAGCCGGCTCCCTCTTTGGCTCCATGCAGCAGGTGCCAGAAGAAGCTCTCAGCTCCTACGTGTTCCCATCCGGTGTGGGTATGTGGGCAGCGCCAACGATGTCTGGAGCAGGCATGTCCGGCGCGGGCATGGCTGGCGCAGCGGGTATGTCCGGTGTGGGCATGTCGGGCATGGGCATGGCTGGTGCTGCAGGCATGTCGGGCATGGGTATGGTCGGTGGCATGTCCGGCGTAGGCATGGTCGGCGGTATGTCCGGCGCGGGCATGATCGGCGGTATGTCCGGCGCAGGCATGATCGGCGGTATGTCGGGCGCAGGCATGATTGGTGGCATGTCGGGTATCGGCATGATGGGCGGTATGTCGGGCATCGGCATGTCGGGCGCAGGCTTCTCTGCTTCTGCGCCGCCGATTCGCCCCCGACAGTTCTGGCTGATTGCCGATGCCGAACTCATTGTGTATGGCGCAACCGAGCCTGATGCCACCGTAACCATTGGTGGTCGCCCCATTAAGCTCAATCCCGATGGCACCTTCCGTTTCCAAATGTCATTCCAAGATGGCTTGATCGACTACCCAATCAAGGCGGTGGCGGCAGACGGTGAGCAAACCCGCTCCATCCAAATGAAATTCACCCGCGAAACCCCTGAGCGCAACACCAACACCAAGGAAGATGCCGTGGTGGAATGGTTGAACTAA
- the serS gene encoding serine--tRNA ligase, with amino-acid sequence MIDLKQIRDNFDDVQARLSRRGPYDLQPLVALDQQQRDLETKRSQLQARGNEIGKQVGQAMKSGVAADAPEILALREEGNQLKTQISELEPTEKGLKAELESILLALPNLPSASTPSGTSEDDNVEVRRWGDEYLPTTNDQLPHWEIGEKLGILNFERSTRIAQSRFVTLIGAGAALERSLIQFMLDRHTAAGFTEIIPPFLVNTQSLTASGQLPKFADESFKCDRDDLWLTPTAEVPLTSFHRDEILSLDDLPLYYCAYTPCFRREAGSYGRDTRGLIRLHQFHKVEMFKFVHPDQSFEELERLTASAEGILQALQLPYRVLELCTGDLGFSATKTYDLEVWMPSSGKYREISSCSNCLDFQARRANIRFKEPGKKGTQYVHTLNGSGLAIGRTMAAILENYQQPDGTVRVPDALQPYLKREVL; translated from the coding sequence GTGATTGACCTAAAGCAGATACGCGATAACTTTGATGACGTGCAGGCCCGCTTGAGCCGCCGAGGGCCCTATGATCTCCAACCCTTAGTGGCGTTGGATCAACAACAGCGAGATCTCGAAACGAAGCGATCGCAACTGCAGGCCCGTGGCAATGAAATTGGTAAGCAGGTTGGGCAAGCCATGAAGTCTGGCGTGGCGGCGGATGCGCCTGAAATCCTTGCCCTACGAGAGGAAGGGAATCAACTCAAGACCCAGATTTCTGAACTAGAGCCCACGGAAAAAGGGCTAAAGGCAGAGCTGGAGTCGATTTTGCTGGCGTTACCGAACCTGCCCAGCGCCTCAACGCCGTCGGGGACGAGCGAAGATGACAATGTGGAAGTACGCCGTTGGGGAGACGAGTATCTGCCGACCACCAACGACCAGCTCCCCCACTGGGAGATTGGCGAAAAGCTAGGCATTCTCAACTTCGAGCGCTCCACCCGCATAGCCCAAAGTCGATTCGTCACCCTCATCGGTGCTGGAGCGGCCCTAGAGCGATCGCTGATTCAGTTCATGCTCGATCGCCATACTGCGGCTGGCTTTACGGAAATTATTCCGCCCTTCTTGGTGAATACCCAGTCCCTCACCGCGTCAGGTCAGTTGCCCAAGTTTGCAGACGAAAGCTTCAAGTGCGATCGCGATGATCTTTGGCTCACCCCCACCGCCGAAGTGCCCCTCACCAGCTTCCACCGCGATGAAATTCTGTCCCTCGATGACCTGCCTCTTTATTACTGTGCCTATACCCCCTGCTTCCGCCGCGAAGCCGGCAGCTACGGGCGCGATACCCGAGGGCTGATCCGCCTGCACCAGTTCCACAAGGTCGAAATGTTCAAATTTGTCCATCCTGACCAGTCGTTTGAAGAGCTGGAACGGCTGACCGCCAGTGCTGAAGGCATTCTGCAAGCCCTGCAGCTCCCCTACCGCGTGCTGGAACTCTGTACCGGAGATCTGGGCTTCTCTGCCACCAAAACCTACGACCTAGAAGTGTGGATGCCGTCATCGGGCAAATATCGCGAAATTTCAAGCTGCTCCAACTGCCTAGATTTCCAAGCAAGGCGCGCCAACATTCGCTTTAAGGAACCGGGTAAAAAGGGCACCCAGTACGTCCACACCCTCAATGGCTCCGGGCTGGCCATTGGACGCACCATGGCGGCCATTCTAGAAAACTACCAGCAGCCCGATGGTACGGTGCGGGTGCCGGATGCCTTACAGCCTTACCTGAAGCGAGAGGTGCTGTAG
- a CDS encoding DUF2993 domain-containing protein, translating into MPTSFDPLEPPEPSPAAFAAAARQSHIITRLLTPAVHVWLRSQVESIQTLEIDIRGGDRQILSGYLPQVAVGAEGAVYQGLYLSQLQLQAQNIRVNLGQVVRGKPLRLLEVIPVEVAVCLSEADLNASLQTPLLANGVADVLSPLLQSADAVTPLAIEHLQVSLERDRLVLTVTLAGQATPVMITTGLSMVNGHILRLTDSQWRSPVDPIPAWMNFDIDLGQDVHIDDLRIEPGQLLCQGRLNVIP; encoded by the coding sequence ATGCCAACTTCTTTTGATCCCCTAGAGCCCCCAGAGCCCTCCCCCGCTGCATTTGCCGCCGCTGCTAGACAAAGCCACATCATTACCCGCCTGCTGACGCCAGCCGTCCATGTCTGGTTGCGATCGCAGGTGGAGTCGATTCAAACCCTGGAGATCGATATTCGGGGGGGCGATCGCCAAATCCTATCGGGGTACCTTCCCCAGGTAGCCGTTGGCGCGGAGGGGGCCGTCTATCAGGGACTCTACCTCAGTCAACTGCAGCTTCAAGCGCAAAATATTCGCGTCAACCTCGGGCAAGTGGTGCGGGGGAAGCCGCTGCGATTGCTGGAGGTGATTCCGGTAGAGGTAGCTGTCTGTCTATCAGAAGCTGATCTAAACGCTTCCCTACAAACGCCGCTTTTGGCCAATGGCGTGGCCGATGTTCTTAGTCCGCTGCTGCAGTCGGCAGATGCCGTCACGCCGCTAGCCATTGAGCATCTGCAGGTGTCCCTAGAGCGCGATCGCTTGGTGTTGACGGTCACCCTTGCCGGTCAAGCGACGCCCGTGATGATCACCACGGGGTTATCCATGGTGAACGGACATATTCTGCGGTTGACGGATTCTCAGTGGCGATCGCCCGTGGATCCCATTCCAGCTTGGATGAACTTCGATATTGACCTTGGGCAGGATGTCCATATCGACGATCTGCGGATTGAACCTGGTCAGCTCCTATGTCAGGGTCGGCTGAACGTTATTCCCTAG
- the mutY gene encoding A/G-specific adenine glycosylase: protein MDVVVLRRSLLDWYAHQGRSLPWRETRDPYAIWISEVMLQQTQVKTVIPYYHRWLEQFPTVTALAQADQQQVLKVWQGLGYYARARRLHQAAQQILERHQGQFPSSFDAVLALTGIGQTTAGGILSAAFNLPYPILDGNVKRVLARLCAIQEPPNRRLKQLWQVSSEVLDPQHPRDFNQALMDLGATVCTPKQPQCDRCPWQPVCQAHARNLQTQLPMSEPRNPIPHKQIGVAVIWNEQGQILIDRRRPEGLLGGMWEFPGGKIEPGETVEACIQREIQEELAIDVAVGDRLIVIDHAYSHFRVTLNVHHCSHLSGDPQPLECDEIRWVRPDELEQYPFPKANVQIIEAILATAIPAHS from the coding sequence TTGGATGTTGTGGTTCTGCGGCGATCGCTTTTAGATTGGTATGCCCACCAAGGGCGATCGCTCCCCTGGCGTGAGACCCGAGATCCCTATGCCATCTGGATCTCCGAGGTCATGCTGCAACAAACCCAAGTCAAAACCGTTATTCCCTACTATCACCGCTGGCTAGAGCAGTTTCCCACCGTTACTGCTCTGGCCCAAGCCGACCAGCAGCAGGTGTTGAAAGTCTGGCAGGGGCTAGGCTACTACGCGCGGGCCCGGCGGCTGCACCAAGCGGCCCAACAGATTTTAGAGCGCCACCAAGGGCAGTTTCCCTCCAGCTTTGATGCCGTGCTGGCCTTGACCGGCATTGGTCAAACCACAGCGGGCGGTATTCTCAGCGCCGCGTTCAATTTGCCCTACCCGATTCTTGACGGCAACGTCAAGCGGGTCTTGGCGCGGCTCTGTGCTATCCAAGAGCCGCCAAACCGTAGGCTGAAACAGCTTTGGCAGGTATCATCAGAAGTATTGGATCCCCAACATCCTCGCGACTTTAACCAAGCGCTGATGGATCTAGGTGCCACAGTCTGCACGCCGAAACAGCCCCAGTGCGATCGCTGTCCGTGGCAGCCCGTTTGCCAAGCCCATGCCCGCAATCTACAAACCCAACTACCCATGTCTGAACCGCGTAATCCCATACCCCATAAGCAGATTGGCGTCGCCGTTATTTGGAATGAGCAGGGTCAGATTTTAATCGATCGCCGCCGTCCAGAGGGATTGCTGGGCGGCATGTGGGAATTTCCAGGGGGCAAAATTGAGCCGGGAGAAACGGTGGAAGCCTGCATTCAGCGAGAGATTCAGGAAGAGCTAGCCATTGACGTAGCCGTGGGCGATCGCCTGATTGTGATTGACCACGCCTATAGCCATTTTCGCGTTACCCTCAATGTCCACCATTGTTCCCATCTCAGCGGTGACCCCCAACCCTTAGAATGTGATGAGATCCGCTGGGTTCGCCCTGATGAACTAGAGCAATACCCGTTCCCCAAGGCCAATGTGCAGATCATTGAGGCCATCTTGGCAACGGCGATCCCTGCCCATTCTTAA
- a CDS encoding DUF760 domain-containing protein, translating to MNNPSDRKASVFAGIDRGNSLWQYMQSMSPETVAQLSKPNSAEVFQMMEHHIIGMLGGLPSDQFDVSITTSRENLGRLLASAMMNGYFLRGAEQRMTFEQSLQADATPSTDL from the coding sequence GTGAATAACCCATCTGACAGAAAGGCAAGTGTGTTTGCAGGTATTGATCGGGGAAACTCCCTGTGGCAGTACATGCAGTCCATGAGTCCTGAAACAGTCGCTCAGCTCTCCAAGCCCAATTCTGCGGAAGTGTTCCAAATGATGGAGCATCACATCATCGGGATGCTAGGTGGACTGCCTTCCGATCAGTTTGATGTATCCATCACCACCAGCCGTGAAAATTTAGGCCGGCTCCTCGCCTCTGCGATGATGAATGGCTATTTCCTGCGCGGTGCAGAACAGCGGATGACCTTTGAGCAATCGCTGCAGGCCGACGCTACCCCATCCACCGATCTCTAG
- a CDS encoding HAMP domain-containing histidine kinase produces the protein MIARERVRGMPVNTWYAPTLSEIIALGEQDILGSLMPNAAPPPLDKTPEQRQASMERQWSGAIAALNACFAAMVPSSSDLGHSAIGVVLSGPAPILQSGLADHVASWTMTAELSLADWLPYHLLPSSETSAPHPFSTPSTLPLLGHDPLVQEQFCLALTPQFGVVMTLGRDTTGDPVFLVSFVPDVVMQAWRSLRSRLVLSAPHVLSQLDHLVQQFTPPTPDYRVVTQFHRLMLMHLPEPNHGVVHNIDVAPSCPVDGFQPMHAQEPALHPTHLDTHGRADVELLRAIAHEVRTPLTTIRTLTRLLLRRKEVTPDIAKRLAMIDRECTQQIDRFNLIFRAVELETEASKPCAQSLASISLKQVFHDGVPQWQERASQRNLTLDVRLPQTLPMVVSDPVMLNQMLSGLIDRITQTLPSGSHIQMQVSLAGSQLKLQLRSHLDHKGDRPTPDPVSYGFFAPTLQSIGDLLMFQPETGNLSLNLDVTKNLFQALGGKLIVRHRPHHGEILTIFLPLETRSEA, from the coding sequence ATGATCGCGCGGGAACGGGTGAGGGGAATGCCGGTGAACACATGGTATGCACCAACATTAAGTGAAATTATTGCCCTAGGAGAGCAGGACATCCTCGGTTCGCTGATGCCGAATGCGGCTCCGCCACCCCTAGACAAAACTCCAGAGCAGCGTCAGGCAAGCATGGAACGGCAATGGTCAGGGGCGATCGCTGCTTTGAATGCCTGTTTTGCCGCCATGGTGCCCTCCTCCTCAGATTTGGGGCATTCTGCCATTGGTGTGGTGCTCTCTGGGCCCGCACCCATTTTGCAATCCGGCTTGGCTGACCACGTAGCTAGTTGGACGATGACCGCCGAGCTGAGCTTGGCAGATTGGCTTCCCTATCACCTCTTGCCTTCATCGGAGACGAGTGCGCCCCATCCCTTTTCGACGCCCTCCACCTTGCCGCTGCTGGGCCACGATCCCCTAGTCCAAGAGCAATTCTGCCTAGCGCTTACGCCTCAGTTTGGGGTGGTGATGACCCTAGGACGCGACACAACTGGCGATCCAGTTTTTCTCGTGTCCTTTGTGCCCGATGTGGTGATGCAGGCTTGGCGATCGCTGCGATCGCGCCTCGTGCTCAGTGCGCCCCATGTTCTTTCCCAGCTCGACCATCTGGTGCAACAGTTTACGCCGCCCACCCCCGACTACCGAGTCGTCACCCAATTTCATCGGTTGATGCTGATGCATCTGCCCGAGCCCAACCATGGGGTCGTCCACAATATTGATGTAGCTCCCTCTTGCCCTGTGGATGGTTTTCAGCCGATGCATGCACAGGAGCCAGCGTTACATCCAACTCACTTAGATACCCACGGACGGGCCGATGTGGAATTGCTGAGGGCGATCGCCCACGAGGTGCGTACGCCCCTGACCACCATTCGCACCCTGACGCGGCTGCTGCTGCGACGCAAAGAGGTGACGCCCGATATTGCCAAACGTTTGGCGATGATCGATCGGGAATGTACCCAACAAATCGATCGCTTCAACCTGATTTTCCGCGCTGTGGAGCTAGAGACAGAAGCCAGTAAACCCTGTGCCCAATCCCTTGCGTCCATTTCGCTGAAGCAAGTTTTCCACGATGGCGTACCCCAGTGGCAAGAGCGGGCCAGCCAGCGCAACCTCACCTTGGATGTGCGTCTACCCCAGACGTTACCGATGGTGGTGAGCGATCCGGTGATGCTCAACCAAATGCTCAGCGGTCTCATTGATCGGATCACCCAGACGTTGCCTTCTGGTAGCCATATCCAAATGCAGGTGTCCCTGGCTGGTAGCCAACTCAAACTGCAGTTGCGATCGCACCTAGACCATAAAGGCGATCGCCCAACTCCCGATCCGGTGTCCTATGGCTTTTTTGCGCCCACGTTGCAGTCCATTGGCGATTTGCTGATGTTTCAACCTGAGACGGGTAATCTTAGTCTGAATCTCGACGTCACCAAGAACTTGTTCCAGGCTCTGGGTGGAAAACTGATTGTGCGCCATCGTCCACACCATGGCGAAATTTTGACGATTTTTCTACCGCTTGAAACCCGATCTGAGGCATAA
- a CDS encoding regulatory protein SipA, with product MSENQDLEQDFQAGDQVRLMNTLPYVKTADPMPMLRPPNVVSIGEEGTIIDRRPGGYWGVRFSKGIFLMESRNLELAVDELAEETDAADEETDPASENETDEAKSED from the coding sequence ATGTCTGAAAACCAGGACTTAGAGCAAGATTTCCAAGCCGGTGACCAGGTGCGTTTGATGAACACGCTGCCCTATGTCAAAACCGCTGACCCGATGCCCATGCTGCGCCCGCCCAATGTGGTGAGTATTGGGGAAGAAGGCACCATTATCGATCGCCGACCGGGGGGCTATTGGGGCGTGCGATTTTCCAAGGGCATCTTTTTGATGGAAAGCCGCAATTTAGAGCTAGCGGTTGACGAGCTTGCCGAGGAGACGGATGCGGCCGACGAGGAGACGGATCCTGCGTCGGAGAACGAAACAGATGAGGCTAAATCTGAAGACTAA
- a CDS encoding response regulator, which produces MTTVLIVDDSQTLRQMLSDLLQEQGIKVIEATNGVEAKEKIQSSSSYPDLVITDLIMPQMNGYELCRWIKNEPKAQNIPVLVCTTKSEDFDRYWGMRQGADAYITKPFHPPELLQTVKQLLRSQAS; this is translated from the coding sequence ATGACTACAGTGTTAATTGTGGATGATAGTCAAACCTTGAGGCAGATGCTCTCGGATTTACTTCAAGAGCAGGGGATTAAGGTCATTGAAGCCACCAATGGGGTGGAAGCTAAGGAAAAGATTCAGTCTAGCTCTAGCTATCCCGATTTAGTGATTACAGATTTGATTATGCCGCAGATGAACGGCTATGAACTGTGTCGCTGGATTAAGAATGAACCCAAGGCTCAGAATATTCCTGTCCTAGTTTGTACCACCAAAAGCGAAGATTTCGATCGCTACTGGGGGATGCGTCAAGGTGCCGATGCTTATATTACCAAGCCGTTTCATCCACCAGAACTGCTGCAAACCGTAAAGCAGCTATTACGTAGCCAAGCCAGCTAG
- a CDS encoding NUDIX hydrolase: MTYRNPTPTVDIIVELTHRPHRPIVLIERLNPPYGWAIPGGFVDYGESVETAARREAKEEIGLDVELIDQFHVYSDPDRDPRQHTLSIVFLAIASADPVSGDDAKTVQVFEPWQVPDRLCFDHDRILEDYWRYRFHGQRPRL, from the coding sequence GTGACCTATCGGAACCCTACCCCAACCGTAGACATCATTGTTGAACTTACCCACCGTCCCCATCGGCCCATCGTATTAATCGAGCGGCTGAATCCGCCCTATGGGTGGGCGATTCCCGGTGGTTTTGTGGACTATGGCGAATCGGTGGAAACGGCGGCACGGCGGGAAGCGAAGGAAGAAATTGGTCTCGATGTCGAGCTGATCGATCAGTTCCATGTCTATTCCGACCCCGATCGCGATCCTCGGCAACATACCCTCAGTATTGTCTTCTTAGCGATCGCTTCCGCAGATCCAGTCTCCGGCGATGACGCCAAAACGGTGCAGGTTTTTGAGCCGTGGCAGGTGCCCGATCGTCTATGCTTTGATCACGATCGCATCCTGGAAGATTATTGGCGCTATCGATTTCATGGGCAACGCCCGCGTCTGTAA
- a CDS encoding RidA family protein — MTRTVIQTNQAPAPVGPYSQAIAASGTLLFVAGQIPLDPQSGSLVGGDDVAQQTQQVMANLTAILTAAGASCADVVKTTVFLSDMNDFAAMNAVYSQFFDADTAPARACVEVSRLPKDVKVEIECIAVVPSP, encoded by the coding sequence ATGACCCGCACTGTTATTCAAACCAATCAAGCTCCCGCGCCGGTGGGGCCCTATAGTCAAGCGATCGCTGCCAGCGGCACTCTGCTGTTTGTGGCCGGACAAATTCCCCTCGATCCCCAAAGCGGGTCTCTGGTGGGAGGTGACGACGTTGCCCAGCAAACTCAGCAGGTGATGGCCAATCTCACCGCCATTTTGACTGCCGCCGGAGCCTCCTGTGCTGACGTGGTAAAAACCACAGTTTTTTTAAGTGATATGAATGACTTCGCCGCCATGAATGCGGTCTATAGCCAATTTTTTGACGCGGACACAGCCCCAGCCCGCGCCTGCGTCGAAGTATCTCGCCTGCCCAAGGACGTCAAGGTTGAAATTGAATGCATTGCAGTGGTGCCTAGCCCGTAA